One Littorina saxatilis isolate snail1 linkage group LG12, US_GU_Lsax_2.0, whole genome shotgun sequence genomic region harbors:
- the LOC138983065 gene encoding uncharacterized protein: MKQKEREFKRPKNIETGVPKVNPEIWGLMEHSANMATIFPIPSICTQKLRVERKRKVELEEGRSVQGEREKSRETILLRHNDKQASGVDNKESDSEGADAVDERPGRWHADCSPVANSGVVAPASAVASPGTCDSSERETSSDLTTKQCSTSTSEKSTSPSLCLIVQSLETRGLHEKTQTIICASWRSTTKKQYACYLARWRSFCAQRSSDPLRPSVNLVLSFLTDLFDAGLGYSAINTARSALSSVILMPDKSTIVTHPLVVRFLKEVCKLRTPMPRHSKIWDVGDVLKYLKTLPDNVKEYIERTNKLRVDQSGKLLLCYKPPHEPASRDTIFRWLRTVLVRAGLSSYTPHSFRCAASSSIKR, translated from the exons ATGaagcaaaaagaaagagagttTAAACGCCCAAAGAACATTGAGACAGGTGTCCCAAAAGTGAACCCCGAAATCTGGGGTTTGATGGAACACAGTGCCAACAT GGCAACAATATTTCCCATCCCGTCAATATGCACACAAAAACTCCGAGtggagaggaagaggaaggtGGAACTGGAAGAGGGGCGCTCAGTtcagggggagagggagaagtCAAGGGAGACCATTCTTCTCCGGCACAACGACAAGCAGGCAAGCGGAGTAGACAACAAAGAG TCTGATTCAGAGGGTGCTGATGCAGTGGATGAGAGACCGGGCAGATGGCATGCTGATTGTTCCCCTGTGGCCAACAGCGGTGTAGTTGCCCCAGCTTCTGCGGTTGCTAGTCCAGGAACCTGTGATTCTTCCGAAAGGGAAACGTCTTCTGACCTTACCACAAAGCAATGCAGCACATCCACTTCAGAGAAATCTACGTCTCCTAGCTTGTGTCTTATCGTGCAATCTCTCGAGACACGAGGCCTTCATGAAAAGACTCAAACCATCATATGTGCTTCATGGAGAAGTACAACCAAGAAACAATATGCCTGTTATCTTGCGAGATGGCGATCCTTTTGTGCTCAACGGTCAAGTGATCCCTTGCGTCCCTCTGTAAATCTAGTGTTAAGTTTTCTCACTGATCTCTTTGATGCTGGATTAGGTTACAGTGCTATAAACACTGCCAGAAGTGcactttcttcagttattttgATGCCAGATAAATCTACAATTGTTACTCATCCTTTGGTTGTGAGATTTTTGAAGGAAGTTTGTAAACTCAGGACACCAATGCCAAGGCATTCTAAGATATGGGATGTTGGTGATGTTTTAAAATACTTGAAGACTCTTCCAGACAATGTGAAAGAATACATTGAACGCACAAACAAACTGAGAGTTGATCAGAGTGGTAAACTGTTGTTGTGTTACAAACCGCCTCATGAACCAGCATCAAGGGACACAATTTTTCGCTGGTTACGGACAGTATTGGTGAGAGCTGGATTGTCAAGTTATACACCACACAGCTTCAGATGTGCAGCGTCATCTTCAATAAAGAGGTGA
- the LOC138983066 gene encoding histamine H3 receptor-like has product MVMRWKWILGEVMCKVFLVTDFTFTGNSVYIVVLVAYDRLALVTSGADYKTTETRCRAYFKLTVCWLFSFFLFSPAILPWEIISGRSVVPPDDCDTEFHQHFVFVIVTEVISFAFPFFSLTVISVLLFFALRKRNNKVGFVETVRLNAQRLSPPKPQNSHLRLSPLRLPNSSPVTNESDGQTKTRSDVQIQKLQSSEIQNSEENGRVWMTKSTETLNIPKLKTAGQDGPSSEPTRHMEPLKKGHSKQIGATSQARVPLSTTTLREGLGAQEEIITPPESGCSNGHGLATQTRLLQLDDKEKKDADAHPEQIQYLQNGNDRNDVAARTANLSPPYSTVRGSSSTQAVNLRSLDERRERRVALILAGLVLALAVSWLPYTISTIVLAACEECVNKDLYEFFNWLLWLKSCVNPFLYAYMSPRFRKNFQKLLGPLCPQACRK; this is encoded by the exons ATGG TGATGCGCTGGAAGTGGATTCTAGGAGAGGTGATGTGCAAGGTGTTCCTGGTGACAGACTTCACCTTCACTGGCAATTCCGTATATATTGTCGTTCTGGTGGCATACGATAGACTGGCACTGGTCACTTCGGGGGCGGACTataag ACAACAGAAACACGTTGCAGAGCCTACTTCAAGCTGACCGTATGCTGGCTCTTctccttcttcctcttctctccGGCTATCTTGCCATGGGAAATCATCTCCGGTCGCTCCGTCGTCCCTCCCGACGACTGTGACACGGAGTTCCACCAACACTTTGTTTTCGTCATTGTCACTGAAGTCATCTCGTTCGCCTTTCCTTTCTTCTCTCTTACTGTGATCAGCGTCTTGCTCTTCTTTGCGCTCAGGAAGCGTAACAACAAGGTCGGG TTTGTAGAAACAGTCCGGCTAAATGCGCAACGACTTTCTCCTCCTAAACCTCAAAATAGCCACCTCCGTCTTTCACCCTTACGGCTTCCTAACAGTAGTCCCGTCACCAACGAAAGCGATGGACAGACTAAAACACGTTCTGACGTTCAAATCCAGAAGCTACAGTCTTCAGAAATACAGAACTCTGAAGAAAATGGAAGAGTATGGATGACCAAATCTACGGAGACATTAAACATTCCAAAGTTGAAAACAGCAGGGCAAGATGGACCTTCGAGTGAACCGACAAGGCATATGGAACCTTTGAAAAAAGGACACAGCAAGCAAATCGGAGCAACGAGCCAAGCAAGAGTTCCCTTGTCAACGACAACACTTAGGGAAGGTCTTGGTGCTCAAGAAGAGATCATTACACCTCCAGAAAGTGGATGCAGCAACGGACACGGACTAGCAACCCAAACAAGACTTCTCCAGTTGGACGACAAGGAAAAGAAAGATGCTGATGCACATCCAGAGCAAATACAATATTTACAAAACGGAAACGACAGAAATGACGTAGCTGCTCGCACAGCCAATCTTTCTCCACCTTACTCCACAGTAAGAGGAAGTAGCAGCACACAAGCTGTGAATCTACGTTCATTGGATGAACGACGCGAGAGAAGAGTGGCTCTGATTCTGGCAGGTCTTGTCCTGGCCCTGGCTGTCTCTTGGCTGCCTTACACCATCAGTACAATCGTCTTGGCCGCTTGCGAGGAGTGTGTCAACAAGGACCTTTATGAATTCTTCAACTGGCTTCTGTGGTTGAAATCGTGCGTCAATCCTTTCCTCTACGCATACATGTCTCCTAGATTTCGCAAGAATTTTCAAAAGCTGCTGGGTCCTCTTTGCCCGCAGGCATGTCGAAAATGA